A stretch of DNA from Agrobacterium cucumeris:
TCAACCGACACCGGCTTGACCTCGGCCTTGACGCCGAGTTCCTTGGCGATGGCGCCGCAAAGGTCAACGTCGAAGCCCGCCATTTCGCGCGTCTTCGGATCCGGCGAGGCGAAAGGCGGCACGTCGGCGAAAGTGGCACAACGCAACGTCTTGTTCGCCATGATCGTGTCGAGCTGGTCGGCCTTGGCCGGCAGGACCGCGGCAGAGGTCGCAAGCGCAGCGGTAAGCGTAATTGTCTTCCAGTTCATTTCAGTTCTCCCTGTTATTATAGAGGTTGGGTTGGTAATTCAGTCCGGAGCGTTCTTTTGCGAAACCGCTCATATTTGTCGCCAGCTCCGCCCTAGTGCCTGAGATCAGCGAGAAAACGCTGGGCACGCGGGTGTTGCGGATTTTTGAAAAACTCGTCCGGTTTGGCAGTCTCGAGAATGCGCCCGGCGTCGATGAACCAGATGCGGTCAGCCACTTCACGGGCAAAGCCCATTTCATGGGTGACGCAGAGCATTGTCATGCCTTCGGCAGCGAGGCTCTTCATGACAGCGAGCACTTCGCCGACCATTTCCGGGTCGAGCGCAGACGTCGGTTCGTCGAACAACATGACCGGCGGTTCCATGGCAAGCGCCCGCGCGATGGCGACGCGCTGCTGCTGGCCGCCGGAGAGCTGGGCCGGGTAGGAGCTGGCCTTGTCGGCCAGGCCAACGCGATCAAGAAGCTTCAGCGCCTTGTCATGGGCAACAGCCGGAGAAACGCCCTTCACCCGGATCGGCGACATGGAGACATTCTCGACCACTGAAAGATGCGGGAAGAGGTTGAAGCTTTGGAAGACGAAACCCACCCGGCTGCGCAGGGCATTCAGCTCCTTTGCGCGCATCTGGGCATGGATGTTCCTGCCATCCAGCATGATCGAGCCGCTGCTGATCTCCTCCAGACGGTTGATCGTGCGGATGAGGGTGGACTTGCCGGAGCCCGACGGTCCGCAGATGACAACGACTTCGCCACGGGTGACGTTTTCGTTGACATCCTTGAGCACCTGATAATCGCCATAGCTTTTGCAGACCTGCGAAAGCGTGATGGTGTATTCCTGAGTGGCGGAAACTGGCGCGGTCATAGCTGCTCCGTAACGATA
This window harbors:
- a CDS encoding amino acid ABC transporter ATP-binding protein, translated to MTAPVSATQEYTITLSQVCKSYGDYQVLKDVNENVTRGEVVVICGPSGSGKSTLIRTINRLEEISSGSIMLDGRNIHAQMRAKELNALRSRVGFVFQSFNLFPHLSVVENVSMSPIRVKGVSPAVAHDKALKLLDRVGLADKASSYPAQLSGGQQQRVAIARALAMEPPVMLFDEPTSALDPEMVGEVLAVMKSLAAEGMTMLCVTHEMGFAREVADRIWFIDAGRILETAKPDEFFKNPQHPRAQRFLADLRH